Within Vicia villosa cultivar HV-30 ecotype Madison, WI linkage group LG1, Vvil1.0, whole genome shotgun sequence, the genomic segment GAAACAGGTGAGATACCGATTTTCTTTGTTTAAAGGATGCTTAAATTTGGAACTTTGCCTAATATTATCGCTTTTGTGCatgttaatttgatttttattgcaGCCCGGGTATAGAGATGGACCAATCCAGTGTTTCATCAAGAGGGACAAATCTAAGCTGACATACCACCTTTTCCTTTGCCTCAGTCCCGGTAAACTTTTTGATACCGTATTCTctttttatttgatattattgtcttgtgatttatttgaatttttctaCGTGATTTATTATCTTACGACGAGATATGGCGTTTGATGGTTTATTTTTCATCTTGTCCATGCTGTATGAAAGTTGAAAGTTTCTATCCCACACTGTGTATTGGTCTGGTACTTCGATTGTTATCTATGCTGGCATAAATATGAATTGAACAAGTTTTAAGATCAGGGTTGTTGGTATCTGAATTGTGCACTGTGTTCCTGCAGCTTTGCTAGTTGAAAATGGAAAATTTCTTCTCTCTGCTAAACGCACCAGAAGATCGATTTGCAATGAGTATGTTATATCAATGGATGCAGATAACATATCACGATCTAGCAGCACTTACATTGGAAAGCTTAGGTATGGCTTTTCTTTTTTAAGCCGCAAGAACTCGAGTCTATTGTTCTTTCCTTACCATTATCCACTTCACTTATATTAACTTTCCCTTGTTTCAGGTCTAATTTTCTTGGAACCAAGTTCATAATTTACGATACACAGCCTCCATATAACAATGCTGATCAGTTGGCGGCTCCACCTGGACGCAGCAGCCGTAGATTCTACTCAAAAAAAGTTTCTCCAAAGGTCCCTAGTGGCAACTACAACGTCGCACAGGTCACCTATGACTTTAATGTCCTCGGCACCCGAGGTCCACGCACCCAAGGTCCACGAAGGATGAATTGCACTATGTACTCAATCCCTTCATCATCCCTTGAGCCCGGTGGCGTTGTCCCAGGCCAGCCAGAGCTCATTTCTCGCTCACTCGAGGATTCTTTCCATAGCTTATCCTTTGCAAGGTCAATCGATAACTCAACCGAGTTTAGCAGTTGTAGATTCTCGGGCATAATGGGAGCTAGCATAATGGAAGATAGAAATGAAGACGAGGAGGGGAAGGAGAGACCTCTAGTTCTTAAGAACAAATCTTCAGGATGGAACGAACAGCAGCAATGCTGGTGCCTTGACTTTAGGGGACGCGTGACCGTAACGTCCGTCAAGAATTTTCAGCTGATCGCTTCAACACAGCCAGCAGCCGTCCCTCCTTGCGCAGCAACAGGACCTGCGCCGTCGCAGCCGGCTCAGTCTGACGATGACAAGATTATTCTTCAGTTCGGTAAGGTTGGGGAGGACATGTTTACGATGGACTATCGATACCCTCTCTCGGCGTTTCAGGCTTTTGCGATATGCTTGACTAGCTTTGACACAAATATTTATTAGATGAGTGGTTCAAATGCTTAATTGGTTGTACCTAAATCTTAGATGTTGGATTGGATATGTGCCCACTTAAGAATGTCTCCAAACACACCCTCTTACTATTTGCTTTCAAAAGTACCACTAATGTTTAACTATTTGTATGATATTCGTACTTTAATTATTAAGGCTATGTCTTGGAAAAATAACAGTTGGATAATAAGTTCGTTGATAGCTATAGCTTATGACTAAGGGGTGATGACTGATGAATTGTAGCGGATGACTAATGATTTATagctgataaattaattaaaatatttgttaaaaCTAGTTGTTCAAATAGatgataaattaaaatgatataaaaaatatttaatatataattattttttaattaaaataaattataaagggcAATAgtggattttagttaaaataataaagataaaatggAATAAAATATGATAAggtataagctataagttaaaacTTTATTTAAAATACCGtatgaaaaataagttataaattagtaaaataagctataagctcgtgatgaaaagactgttaccaaacaaattttttattgtcatatgagcttataattACAGTGGAGAAAAATAATTACGTGTAtatattttatgagttttattgtaCATcgcattagaattttttttataacacACAATCATATGAAACATTCTATTTAAATTTTATTGCGTTAACACATGGAATAGTATTGGGTTAACGTCTCTCTATCTCTATCTGAAATTAACATTTTATTGTGTTAACACATGCAATAGTATTGTGTTAACGTCTCTCTGAAAGCAACATTTTATTGCGTTAACACATAGAATAGTATCGGGTTaacgtctctctctctctctcactcttccTCTCTCTCTatatctatctctctctctctaaaagcAACATTTTATTGCGTTAACACATAGAATAGTATTGGGTTAACGACTCTCTTCCTCcctctccctccctccctccctctcTCTCACTCACTGAAAGCAACATTGTTTGCGTTAAAACATGGAATAGTATTGGGTTAATGTCTCTCTGAAACGATTTATGGTCATTGTGCTAGTCAAGTCCTTACAAATATGCATCTTTAGAACCAATTCTGTTTTATAACACACATTCATATGAAACAGTTTAAATTTTATTGTATTAACACATTAAATAATATTGGGTTAATGTCTCTCTCTAAAATATTattgtgttattttttttataatgcaATGTACAATAAAACTCGAAAAAAATATAGATAAATGAAAGTCAAATAAATATGAACCCAAAAAGAAGTAGTGAGATAAAGAGAAGAAAGGGAAGAATGTGagaaatgaaagaagaaaatcatTATAGACTAtcacaaaatataaataatttcaaaaatgaaatttataaaaaattatatagcgGGTGCAATTTAAGATTTATGATGGATAATCATAAACTAACGTATGATTCAtttctcttttgattttttttttaataatatccttttttttttcaaaacactgATACAATGAAGATTTTcaatattttaacaatttaacTAAAATAtgcaaatatttttcaaaattatcataATTTATTACGTTTGATTACTCATTCAATATTAATATATTGGAATTAACAATGACAAATGTTTCTCATCAATTATGAATAAGCAGTATATTACACATAATATACTTTATAAATGTATATATATTTTCCAAAGCATACCCTTATAAAATTTATTGAATCATCAAAATTTTAAACCATATATATTATACATATTTGTGCAATACTAACTTAATAAAAGAAACCAAATTCTTTAAATGCAATGGAGAATATAGTTCCATATGATATCTCACAAAggaatattttaattagtaatcaCAACCACACATAAGATTGAGAAGAAAAAAAGTACACATAGATACATCTTAAATGAAGAAAACGATTTATCTTTTCCACCATGGCTAGGAGTTTCTATTCCCAAAATCATAATAGTTAATCCCAATTCTTACTCACAGTTTTCTTCTAATGATGATTTCTTCTTATGATGGTAAAAAATGATTTCTTCTTATGATGATAAAAGCTACTAAATGAGTAAAATATATAAGAGAAATCGCTTAACTTACCTCTCAGTCaacttttattttttgaaaatttctttagccaccttcctatgggggtcacccccagcgaaaatcccaaaatacccctgcttcggaaatgaacttccgaagcgtttttttttttttttaaatttccttaattcggaagtgcatctccgaaaatacctcATGGGGagtattttcggagatgaacttccgaaaacacctttgttcagattttggagagtttcggaagttcatttccgaattatgcagaaactgtgttttttttttatgttttatctaaaacggtctcgcattttaattaaacgtaaacgccaaataaaacaagcaatagataaactgaaaatactaatatgataaataaacaaaaaaaaaatactaatccgatgaaaataatatatacaaaccgaaaaaaaaaatagtgtgctaaagatacaatccgataacaaaaaatatataaacccgaccactactgggtgtgcctaaacctctcgccctgagacctcctctgccgcctgtatgtcgccgcacggtctgcatcagtgacgatcatctccatcacggcgactgcctctggaccgccctgcgcCACGATACCTCgacccaacgcgtcccgcccaagcatcgttatccgctggcagatcggcatgagatcaatggcgtgatcatcctcggcctgctggttctccaggatctcctcgtgtgctggtcTAGGAGCGTCGGGAACGTCGGGTgtcagaagaggatgtgacacccggtagaaccatgtgacgtatccctcctcactgtgccagtcctgggtgacccgagtgagacggtactccagcggtaccacatgatcctcccaatgctcccatatggcagtgagctgcactcgggtcacagtgtcagaagcagcctcaaagggtgacctgggtatccgctgcacgaatccgaactgacgcatgcaccgctcagggagatatcgaaccatgatgctgatcccgcaagccaaccagcctgaataaaGTGCAATGccatcaaaggggacaatctgaccgtagtcgctgaacggcctccaggtgatgtCGTCGTGCAGAGTGCGGTCCAGATATCCACGGTacggtcccaccgcatcgttccccctctggagatcgtatctggcggccctgggcatggcctCCACGTACGCAGAATCGAGGTggtagccgtggatgcgggagaagtaggagatgatccagctctgaaacagaaacaagataatgtattaaaattaaatacgaaacataattAAATACCCTGTCTCGACGCCAGCTGccccgccgcccgctcgcgtctagccgacgcagtctgggactctctcccctgtctgatgcgtgctggtacattgtctgacatgttcctgtaaacaatcgaaatcgattaatatgcgaggcaaatgaaaaaacaaaaaaaatgaacttctggtacagttcggaagttcatttccgaaaactgggatggaggtgttttcggaaatgaacttccgaaacacccctgcgcagagcttttctgcaacctacaatggcagaccccaaaatcaaactttaaacctatgtctacacattctaaacatcctaaataccagtaccaacctaacctaatacatattttcctatttgtaaacaccctaatatcaattttaagcatagatctaaaaatcaaagtgcttaccgattgaagaggttggagtgctttttaatgtaatagagcaagtagatggagcctttgaggtagcttggaactggtttgcacaaaaatctctttggggttgagtttgaagaagattaaggtaaatgaatgggggaggaggagtgttctgcttaatctgcagaacgtgtcttatttcggatgtgcatttccgaaattgtagtttcggaaatgaacttccgaaataagacaatttttttaaaaaaaaaggcgctttcggagatgaacttccgaaaacacctttttcatgcatttcggaagttcatttccgaagtcaggggtagtatggggttttcaccagaggtggactagaaggtagggaggtggccaaagaaattttctattttttttgtaattaaagAGCAAAAGAGAATTTgccaaataaacaaaaacataaacaaaaaaagCAAATGAATGTGAGAGATTGAAAAAGAGATGCATTTTATAGAACGTGTTTATATGTTTCCATCATTTATGAAGTTACAAAGTTACATAAAAATATTACAGTATTACATAGAACGTGTTTATCTCATTTTGTTATGTAGTTACAGTTTTTCTTTCATTGCATTATATAAAAATGATAGACAAACTAACTTTGGTAGTTATACAGACAAATTCTCTTAAAAAAACTGCACCACCTTATaagcattttattttttaaaattttaataaattatattttaaagggTAATCTTTATCctctttatatatagttatagatatGTGATGTCAAAGATTCTTGAACTCCCAATATTTGGTCTATTGACATTTCTGGGTCTCGCTCCTCGAATTCTTCAATaaatggtatcagagtctggttGATTCGGTGGAGGAACGGAAGTAGATCTTAGTGTGCATCAAGGCTAGTGGTGTGAGTGACTCCCACTTGTGGACGAGATTGTTGGGTTTCAAGTATAAATGGTAAAATCTCACATTGAGTAGGAATAAAAGAAATGTTAGATTTATAAAAGAGGTGACTCACATGTCATTATCTACATTTAGCAATTGAGTAAGAAAACCACAATCATAAAATTTCTTAACAAAAACTTAACTCTCACAAGTAGTTTTGTCATACATGTGCCTCTCGATAAGTAGTTTTACCATACATGTGTCTCTCTCTATGAGTGGATCAAATTTCatgtattattgtttttttatgtttGCTTGAGcccatacaaatatttttttagtttgcaAACAAGTTATTATTTAACTTTGAACCCTTAAGTTATTTTATATAGCCTAGCGTTCAAATGGGCACTTCCGTGTCCGTTTGTCCGTTTTTTTTAATGTGCACAGCATCAAAACCCAAACgtatttctttatttcatattgatcttaatttaaaatatttattaaataaattttgtgatagaaattaaaaaaataaataaatgaattgtaaaaaaaatagaTGAATTGTAAAATAAGATCACCTAAAAATGAACTAAATAAATAGGTATTAAATAGGAGTTAATTACATGCATTTATTTGTAATTATCAAATGTGTTTAAACTAAGATATATTAGTCTAAACTCACTTAACTCGCGTGTTTGTTTGTCCTctttttttatttcacaaatttgtgtatgtattttattatgtttttcccatacttctatttaaaaaaagaatattaaaagcttcaatcaagagacacacactcgtgcttaaaagcttagagtggcAATTAACAaaacacaacctattccaacgcaatcatcaaagacaaatgcttggagtacaagagacaacTACAGAAccatggttcttcacaattaacaatccTTCTCTCTgcattccaaattaggattgcagactttttatatgcaactcttgggccttgggcttttttaaaaacacattagggttaaccaagttaacctaattcacacgttatctcgttgttacagaatgtgctgtcagcgaaatcttctggacgaaatattcagcacacaataaaaggtttcctaaattgtagattgagagaaatcaggaaacacaattaataaaatataatagctcctgctgtcacacaaggaTCTCATGACATCAGTCATGACATTCGCCAGAACATGTATTAGGTAAACACAAATGCAACGTGCATTACACGCtatcaaacatgtcatgacatcagtcaagacattaaacacatAGGTATGTTTTACTATAAATGCAAccaacatgaaaacatctacATGTAGGTTGTACCTGGTTTCCTTGATATGTGGAAAAAGGACCACCTTGAGAGTTCGAAGGACCCTCTGTTGTACCCAAGAAGGAAGGTACAGTGGTCGAACCATAAATAGGTATGGTGCCTATGGACAGCGGTATAGAGTTATTCGTAGTCATAGACCTTGTAGATGTGGGGATGGCTTGGGAACTATTTGTGGCCATAGATCTTGAAGATACAGGTATGGCCTGAGAACTACTTATGGCCATAGATCTTGAAGATATAGGTATGGCCTGAGAGTTAGGCATAGTGGTCGAAGCATTGGTCGAACTTCCTATGATCGTACCAGACCCTTGCGGAGGATTTTGTCCTTCTTGATCATTGGTCGAATTAACCATTTTTCTATTGTATTTTCTCTTAGGTATTATCTGCGAATTGTTGGTAGTTTTCCCACTCCTAAGGTTCATATTATACTTTGGTATGTACTTAACTTAGAAGGACaacaattataaatgaaaaatacgAATTTTAAACAATCTGAcaccgtcccactgggcgtgccaatttgtttaccagtgatttctgacaaacaatcgctagtcctccaaattattaactatactttggttactcgcaggatcgactagattgatcttaggacatgtgtcagaaagtttctatcatgATAATTGAAGTCATATTTCTGAGTTTTACTTCTATAAGAAATGCTATATAATCTAAGGCTTGGTGTAAAAAGGCAATGTAAAATACAATTCAACAAAAGAGATTGCAGAAAGTAATTCGAAATGACTGGACTGTAAATGTAAATTATTCGACAGAAATGTAAAGATATCTAAATTACTTGTGTTTATAAAACAAAAGATTGAAAATGTAATGGTGTTACACGTATatttctcagcgaaaactctttctcttacgcttgatacttgagtgatttgtgagtaatttgtacaaaataaaCACCTCTGGATCCTACCACTAAGATCCTTatatatactaattcgaccctaatggTCCTACTCTAATGAGATGCCACGTTGCTTGTTGCATGCGCTTCGAATTCCTGGAGTTCCACGTGTCTCCCTTGATCCAAACGAAacactttgaaattcaaatcctcccgctcGAAAACCCTTCGACACAGAAAAACGTGTCTTTGCAAATAACATGTCAGAATACCTTAAGTATTTTTATTCTTCGAAGAGAATCTATTTGCATTTTACTTTGACTTAGAAAATACTTCAGACATATAGTAACTCTAAAAATAGCCTTTTACAGCCATTCTCTCTTCAAAACATATTgttgaaatctccagctaacaactATATGCACCCATAACCAGACGCTCTTATGCCAATTAAAGGTTCaaaaaacacaataaggggggttggattgagttttaaataaaataaaaacttatgacatgtttggttatcctggttcgtttgaactcaaactactctagtccaccctatcaaggtgatttcgcctctctcttacgaggtcttaatccactaatcaaacttgattacaacaacTTCACAATGACAACcgtcaaagtcttcttgagataaaccacaacccagtttctcaaggaacaataacaacaaaacttaatcttatgtatttacaaaattgcTTCTAATAAGttgtatcacaactgtgatgtatACACGATATTTGAGTACAATGCACAAAAACAAAAGAATGAATAGTAACTTTAGAGCTTTACGAAAATGATTTGTGTGTAAGAGTTCTTGACCATAACTTCCGTTGTGTCTTCAATATATAGTGGAGCTTTTGAACCGTTGGAGAGACATACTTTTCACTTTTGGAATGttgaaataatatgatttaagACCTTTCCAAATATAGAGATTATGTCCATAGAATAGATGATCCAGCCGTTAATAGAAGATCTTGATTTTAATACTTTGTAATGGAAAAGAGTGTCAGAGCATTATAT encodes:
- the LOC131643631 gene encoding tubby-like F-box protein 8, encoding MSFRSIVRDVRDGIGSLWSPRFEVRLPGHQKGKSRSSVHELQDQPPVIQNGLWASLPPELLRDVIKRLESNESTWPSRKHVVACAAVCKSWREMCKEIVSSLEYCGKITFPVSLKQPGYRDGPIQCFIKRDKSKLTYHLFLCLSPALLVENGKFLLSAKRTRRSICNEYVISMDADNISRSSSTYIGKLRSNFLGTKFIIYDTQPPYNNADQLAAPPGRSSRRFYSKKVSPKVPSGNYNVAQVTYDFNVLGTRGPRTQGPRRMNCTMYSIPSSSLEPGGVVPGQPELISRSLEDSFHSLSFARSIDNSTEFSSCRFSGIMGASIMEDRNEDEEGKERPLVLKNKSSGWNEQQQCWCLDFRGRVTVTSVKNFQLIASTQPAAVPPCAATGPAPSQPAQSDDDKIILQFGKVGEDMFTMDYRYPLSAFQAFAICLTSFDTNIY